In one Pungitius pungitius chromosome 13, fPunPun2.1, whole genome shotgun sequence genomic region, the following are encoded:
- the LOC119214072 gene encoding serine/threonine-protein kinase ICK-like — MNRYTTIRQLGDGTYGSVILGRSLESGELVAIKKMKRKFYSWEECMNLREVKSLKKLNHANVIKLKEVIRENDHLYFIFEYMKENLYQLMKDRTRLFPESAVRNIMFQILQGLTFIHKHGFFHRDMKPENLLCMGPELVKIADFGLAREIRSRPPYTDYVSTRWYRAPEVLLRSTSYSSPIDQWAVGCIMAELYTLRPLFPGSSEVDTIFKVCTVLGTPKKNDWPEGYHLASAMNFRWPQFVPSNLKTLIPNASPEAIHLMTDLLQWDPKKRPAAAQAIRYSYFHVGQALGTPQQILEQGRPQPGLVPLQAPLQTQQMLQQQPLLLKPVPPSQPPPPNTHCSPSRPLQQVQPSTVAAAAQAAAYQRHTELLREQQPKHIMRQEQSGGSPHSHLPYIVDKSLQSKQSRQEMEKANLLSYQLKPKGGGRRRWGHGTGHIKGEDWDDYEETEPTSISILGKGTYSTEKSRRGEDTLSRYGHVLDFSRPNGKEEAPLNLNKSTAYQEPLRTASAKQHYLRQSRYLPGISTKKNMAINAGKDSTGSHLWGNGGIPFGGTLPSRGAHGTNTIPGGYMPSFYKKDVGSAGHRRHQSPSVESTASNYATWQSGRSPMNTATNMPSTNKSSPGLLPRPPLQSIHGRTDWSAKYGHR, encoded by the exons ATGAATAGATACACAACCATCAGACAACTCGGGGATGGTACGTATGGCTCCGTTATCCTCGGCCGCAGTCTGGAGTCAGGAGAGCTTGTTGCCATAAAGAA aatgaaaagaaaattctaCTCCTGGGAAGAATGCATGAACCTTCGAGAAGTTAAG TCCTTAAAGAAACTCAACCATGCAAATGTGATCAAACTTAAGGAGGTTATTCGAGAAAATGACCACTTGTACTTCATATTTGAGTACATGAAGGAAAATCTCTATCAGCTAATGAAAGATAG gaCTCGACTGTTTCCCGAATCTGCTGTAAGAAATATTATGTTTCAGATACTCCAGGGGCTCACGTTCATTCATAAACACG GGTTTTTTCACAGGGACATGAAACCTGAGAATCTTCTGTGCATGGGACCAGAGCTGGTGAAAATAGCTGACTTTGGGCTGGCCCGTGAAATCAGATCTCGACCACCATACACAGACTATGTCTCGACCAGATG GTACAGAGCCCCAGAAGTGCTCCTCAGATCCACATCCTACAGTTCGCCCATAGACCAGTGGGCCGTCGGCTGCATCATGGCAGAGCTTTACACCCTCAGGCCTCTATTCCCAGGCTCCAGTGAAGTAGACACCATATTCAAAGTTTGCACAGTCCTGGGTACACCAAAGAAG AATGATTGGCCGGAGGGATACCATCTGGCAAGTGCCATGAATTTCCGTTGGCCTCAGTTTGTTCCGAGTAATCTAAAGACACTGATCCCAAATGCCAGTCCCGAAGCCATCCATCTGATGACGGACCTGCTCCAGTGGGATCCCAAAAAGAGACCAGCTGCAGCACAG GCTATAAGGTACTCTTACTTCCATGTGGGCCAGGCTCTGGGCACTCCTCAACAGATCCTGGAGCAGGGTAGACCTCAGCCGGGCCTCGTGCCACTGCAGGCTCCTTTACAGACCCAGcagatgctgcagcagcagcccttGCTGCTTAAGCCTGTGCCCCCCTCCCAGCCTCCACCTCCCAACACGCACTGCTCCCCCTCCAGGCCTCTCCAGCAGGTCCAGCCCTCCACCGTGGCTGCAGCCGCGCAGGCGGCAGCGTACCAACGGCACACAGAGCTGCTGCGAGAGCAACAACCGAAGCACATCATGAGGCAGGAGCAGAGCGGAGGATCGCCACACAGCCATCTTCCGTATATTGTTGATAAGAGTCTTCAGAGCAAG CAATCAAGACAGGAGATGGAAAAAGCAAACCTACTGAGCTACCAGTTGAAACCTAAAGGTGGTGGGCGGCGGCGCTGGGGCCACGGCACAGGACACATCAAGGGGGAAGACTGGGACGACTATGAAGAAACAGAGCCGACCTCTATTAGTATTCTTGGAAAAGGTACCTACTCCACGGAGAAGTCGAGGCGAGGAGAGGACACACTAAGCAG ATACGGCCACGTTCTGGATTTCAGTCGACCCAATGGGAAGGAAGAGGCACCTTTGAACCTGAACAAGAGTACAGCCTACCAGGAGCCGCTGAGAACCGCCTCCGCCAAACAACATTACTTGAGGCAGTCAAGATATTTACCAG GCATTAGCACAAAGAAGAACATGGCCATAAATGCCGGTAAAGACTCAACAGGAAGCCATCTTTGGGGCAACGGCGGTATTCCATTTGGAGGGACTCTGCCGAGCAGAGGCGCTCACG gtACAAATACAATCCCGGGTGGATACATGCCATCCTTTTACAAAAAAGACGTGGGTTCAGCCGGTCACAGAAGGCACCAGAGTCCTTCTGTGGAATCAACCGCATCAA ATTATGCAACATGGCAGTCAGGCCGCAGTCCGATGAACACCGCTACCAACATGCCATCGACCAACAAGAGCAGCCCTGGTCTGCTGCCTCGCCCGCCGTTGCAGTCGATCCACGGGCGAACCGACTGGTCTGCCAAATATGGACACCGCTAG
- the tmem14a gene encoding transmembrane protein 14A, with translation MAVDWIGFGYAAAIAFGGFMGYKRKGSVMSLMAGLVFGCFSAYGAYNVSYDPKDIKISLLSSGVLSLVMGMRYKKSGKLMPAGIMAGLSLLIVFRLLLLLVG, from the exons ATGGCAGTGGACTGGATTGGATTCGGCTATGCCGCAGCCATCGCCTTTGGGGGATTCATGGGCTACAAGAGAAAAG GCAGCGTCATGTCTCTGATGGCTGGTTtagtttttggttgtttttctgctTACGGGGCATACAACGTCTCTTATGATCCTAAAGACATCAAGATTTCATTGC TTTCTTCGGGAGTCCTGTCACTCGTCATGGGAATGAGATACAAGAAATCTGGAAAACTAATGCCTGCTGGCATTATGGCCGGGCTAAG TTTGTTGATAGTGTTTCGACTGCTACTCCTCCTCGTTGGGTGA
- the agpat5 gene encoding 1-acyl-sn-glycerol-3-phosphate acyltransferase epsilon isoform X1, producing the protein MQPEVGTMLLSLVVHTYSLRYWFPATIMLGSAPAYLLSWGAWRLLSTVLPARMYHKLDDRLYSMYQSMVLFFFENYTGVEIIIYGDIPKNKENVIYLSNHQCTADWIIADMLAIRQSALGHVRYVLKDGLKWLPLYGWYFSQHGGAYVKRSARFSEMAMKKKLYNQTQSGTPMYLVIFPEGTRYNPELKNVIADSQAFATKEGLAVLKHTLTPRMKASHIALEAMKDHLHAVYDVTVAYESTHTVSRQRKSAPSMPEFLCKECPRVHIHFDRVDIKEIPLEPLFFRRWLHERFEIKDRLLTDFYESEDDNKICRFPGEGKPSPLLLSKTLPSVMILGGLTLPLLLTESGRRLYVRTWVYGTLLGWLWVNAFP; encoded by the exons A TGCAGCCAGAGGTGGGGACAATGCTGCTCTCCCTGGTGGTGCACACATACTCGCTGCGGTACTGGTTTCCAGCCACGATCATGCTGGGCTCAGCCCCGGCGTACCTGCTGTCGTGGGGGGCCTGGCGTTTACTTTCAACCGTCTTACCAGCGAGAATGTATCACAAGTTAGACGATCGGTTGTACTCCATGTACCAGAGTATGGTTCTGTTCTTCTTTGAAAACTACACCGGAGTAGAG ATTATTATATATGGAGATATACCAAAGAACAAAGAGAACGTGATCTACCTGTCCAATCATCAATGTACAG CTGACTGGATCATTGCTGACATGCTGGCCATCAGGCAGAGTGCTCTCGGCCACGTCAGATACGTCCTTAAAGATGGACTCAAGTGGCTCCCGCTGTACGGCTGGTATTTCTCTCAG CATGGAGGAGCCTACGTGAAGCGAAGTGCGAGGTTCAGTGAAATGGCAATGAAGAAGAAGCTCTACAATCAGACTCAATCTGGAACCCCA ATGTACCTTGTCATCTTCCCAGAAGGAACTCGGTATAATCCAGAGCTCAAGAATGTTATCGCTGACAGTCAGGCGTTTGCTACAAAAGAAG GGCTGGCTGTCCTGAAGCACACGCTGACGCCCAGAATGAAGGCCTCTCACATTGCCCTGGAGGCCATGAAGGACCACCTGCACGCTGTGTATGACGTCACCGTGGCCTACGAGTCAACGCACACAGTCTCGCGGCAAAGAAAATCTGCGCCGTCGATGCCAG AATTCCTGTGCAAAGAATGTCCCCGCGTCCACATACACTTTGACCGTGTGGACATAAAGGAAATTCCACTAGAGCCACTGTTTTTCCGCAGGTGGCTCCACGAGCGTTTTGAAATCAAGGAccg GCTGCTGACGGATTTCTACGAGTCGGAGGACGACAACAAAATCTGCAGGTTTCCCGGGGAAGGGAAGCCTTCTCCGCTCCTCCTCTCCAAAACCCTCCCGTCGGTGATGATCCTGGGGGGGCTGACACTGCCATTGCTGCTGACTGAGAGCGGCAGGAGACTGTACGTGAGGACCTGGGTGTACGGGACTCTGCTGGGCTGGCTGTGGGTCAACGCCTTTCCTTAA
- the agpat5 gene encoding 1-acyl-sn-glycerol-3-phosphate acyltransferase epsilon isoform X2, producing MLLSLVVHTYSLRYWFPATIMLGSAPAYLLSWGAWRLLSTVLPARMYHKLDDRLYSMYQSMVLFFFENYTGVEIIIYGDIPKNKENVIYLSNHQCTADWIIADMLAIRQSALGHVRYVLKDGLKWLPLYGWYFSQHGGAYVKRSARFSEMAMKKKLYNQTQSGTPMYLVIFPEGTRYNPELKNVIADSQAFATKEGLAVLKHTLTPRMKASHIALEAMKDHLHAVYDVTVAYESTHTVSRQRKSAPSMPEFLCKECPRVHIHFDRVDIKEIPLEPLFFRRWLHERFEIKDRLLTDFYESEDDNKICRFPGEGKPSPLLLSKTLPSVMILGGLTLPLLLTESGRRLYVRTWVYGTLLGWLWVNAFP from the exons ATGCTGCTCTCCCTGGTGGTGCACACATACTCGCTGCGGTACTGGTTTCCAGCCACGATCATGCTGGGCTCAGCCCCGGCGTACCTGCTGTCGTGGGGGGCCTGGCGTTTACTTTCAACCGTCTTACCAGCGAGAATGTATCACAAGTTAGACGATCGGTTGTACTCCATGTACCAGAGTATGGTTCTGTTCTTCTTTGAAAACTACACCGGAGTAGAG ATTATTATATATGGAGATATACCAAAGAACAAAGAGAACGTGATCTACCTGTCCAATCATCAATGTACAG CTGACTGGATCATTGCTGACATGCTGGCCATCAGGCAGAGTGCTCTCGGCCACGTCAGATACGTCCTTAAAGATGGACTCAAGTGGCTCCCGCTGTACGGCTGGTATTTCTCTCAG CATGGAGGAGCCTACGTGAAGCGAAGTGCGAGGTTCAGTGAAATGGCAATGAAGAAGAAGCTCTACAATCAGACTCAATCTGGAACCCCA ATGTACCTTGTCATCTTCCCAGAAGGAACTCGGTATAATCCAGAGCTCAAGAATGTTATCGCTGACAGTCAGGCGTTTGCTACAAAAGAAG GGCTGGCTGTCCTGAAGCACACGCTGACGCCCAGAATGAAGGCCTCTCACATTGCCCTGGAGGCCATGAAGGACCACCTGCACGCTGTGTATGACGTCACCGTGGCCTACGAGTCAACGCACACAGTCTCGCGGCAAAGAAAATCTGCGCCGTCGATGCCAG AATTCCTGTGCAAAGAATGTCCCCGCGTCCACATACACTTTGACCGTGTGGACATAAAGGAAATTCCACTAGAGCCACTGTTTTTCCGCAGGTGGCTCCACGAGCGTTTTGAAATCAAGGAccg GCTGCTGACGGATTTCTACGAGTCGGAGGACGACAACAAAATCTGCAGGTTTCCCGGGGAAGGGAAGCCTTCTCCGCTCCTCCTCTCCAAAACCCTCCCGTCGGTGATGATCCTGGGGGGGCTGACACTGCCATTGCTGCTGACTGAGAGCGGCAGGAGACTGTACGTGAGGACCTGGGTGTACGGGACTCTGCTGGGCTGGCTGTGGGTCAACGCCTTTCCTTAA
- the fbxo9 gene encoding F-box only protein 9 produces the protein MAEEKNDTGGTLEDEDEGADDPNLQLELNTFRTQWMSELTLCSGASDLSGRLLRAKGLKRTQDIAREEKATELFLRAVQEEQNGAVYEAIKFYRMAMQLVPDIEFKINYSRPPDADRGGGSYMDNDVDGEIEDLLSYFEQELTLESSFPKICTPEMDLTQMHISALPREILMYIFRWVVSSDLDMRALEQLSLVCRGFYICSRDPEIWHLACSRVWGRKCTKLVPFKSWREMFLQRPRVRFDGVYISKTSYIRQGEESLDGFYRAWHHVEYYRYLRFFPDGHVVMVTTPEDPLLVVPRLRTKNIRMDSVLLGHFRLSQETDNQTKVFAVVCKKKEKATEFQRNRFCRRNPPPEAEHSFHVGLQLCSGGRQSFSKLVWIHHSCHITYKLSGETVITAFDLDSMYTPFFFARVKSYTAFSDQPL, from the exons ATG gctgaagaaaaaaatgatactGGAGGAACActtgaggatgaagatgaaggtgcAGATGACCCAAACCTTCAG CTGGAGCTCAACACGTTCAGAACGCAGTGGATGTCTGAGCTCACGCTCTGCTCCGGAGCAAGTGATTTGAGTGGCCGACTGCTGCGAGCTAAAGGTCTGAAGAGGACACAGGACATTGCCCGGGAGGAGAAG GCCACGGAGCTGTTCTTAAGAGCTGTTCAGGAAGAGCAGAATGGAGCCGTATACGAGG CAATCAAGTTCTATCGCATGGCTATGCAGCTGGTGCCTGACATTGAGTTTAAAATCAACTACAGCCGTCCTCCTGATGCAgaccggggtggaggaagcta CATGGACAACGATGTCGACGGTGAAATCGAGGATCTACTTTCCTACTTTGAGCAGGAGCTCACTCTGGAAAGCTCATTTCCAAAGATCTGCACTCCTGAGATGGATTTGACTCAGATGCACATTTCAG ccTTGCCGCGTGAAATCCTGATGTACATCTTCCGTTGGGTTGTGTCGAGTGATCTGGACATGCGAGCCTTGGAGCAGCTCTCTCTGGTTTGCCGTGGGTTTTACATCTGTTCAAG AGACCCGGAGATTTGGCATTTGGCCTGTTCCAGAGTTTGGGGACGGAAGTGTACCAAACTTGTGCCCTTTAAATCCTGGAGGGAGATGTTTCTGCAAAGGCCTAGAGTTCGTTTCGATG GTGTTTACATCAGCAAGACATCATACATTCGCCAAGGAGAGGAATCTCTGGATGGATTTTACAGAGCTTGGCATCACGTTGAGTACTACAG GTACCTCCGCTTCTTCCCGGATGGACACGTCGTCATGGTGACCACCCCTGAAGACCCTCTGTTGGTTGTTCCTCGCTTGCGCACTAAGAACATCAG aATGGATTCTGTTCTGCTCGGACATTTCCGTCTGTCACAGGAGACGGACAATCAAACCAAAGTTTTTGCTGTTGTCTGtaagaaaaaggag aaagCGACCGAGTTTCAAAGGAATCGGTTCTGCAGGCGGAACCCGCCTCCAGAGGCAGAGCACAGCTTCCACGTGGGACTGCAGCTGTGCTCTGGGGGGCGTCAGAGTTTCAGCAAGCTGGTGTGGATCCACCACTCCTGCCACATCACCTACAA GCTGAGCGGGGAGACGGTCATCACAGCGTTTGATCTGGACAGCATGTACACTCCCTTCTTCTTCGCGCGTGTGAAGAGCTACACTGCTTTTTCTGATCAGCCGCTTTAA
- the gsta.1 gene encoding glutathione S-transferase, alpha tandem duplicate 1, with protein sequence MAGKVVLHYFNGRGKMESIRWLLTVAEVEFDEVFLTTREQYEKLLSDGALMFQQVPLVEIDGMKLIQTKAILNYIAEKYNLHGKDLKDRVMVNMYSEGVMDLMEMIMMLPFSKDKNAQLELIKTKAKSRYLPVFDKALSGPIYLVGGKLSCADVQLLECTLMLEEKFPEILAEFGNVKSFQGRMTRIPAISRFLQPGSKRKPQPDETYVKTIMEVFQITAPLAGK encoded by the exons ATGGCTGGAAAGGTTGTGCTGCACTACTTCAATGGCAGAGGGAAAATGGAGTCGATCCGATGGCTTTTGACTGTTGCAGAAGTTGAG TTTGATGAGGTCTTTCTGACAACTCGTGAGCAGTATGAAAAACTCCTTAGTG ATGGAGCGCTCATGTTTCAACAAGTCCCTTTAGTGGAGATTGATGGCATGAAGCTCATTCAGACAAAAGCAATCTTGAATTACATCGCAGAGAAGTACAATCTTCATGGGAAAGACCTCAAAGACCGGGTCAT GGTCAACATGTATTCGGAGGGAGTGATGGATCTCATGGAAATGATCATGATGTTGCCCTTCAGTAAGGATAAAAATGCACAACTGGAGCTCATTAAAACTAAAGCAAAAAGCCGCTACCTTCCTGTGTTCGACAAG GCACTATCTGGGCCCATTTACCTGGTGGGAGGTAAACTAAGCTGTGCAGATGTGCAGCTGCTTGAATGCACCCTGATGTTGGAGGAGAAATTTCCTGAAATCCTCGCCGAGTTTGGAAACGTGAAG TCTTTCCAGGGCAGGATGACCAGGATTCCTGCCATCAGCAGGTTCCTGCAGCCAGGCAGTAAGAGGAAGCCGCAGCCAGATGAAACCTATGTGAAGACCATCATGGAGGTCTTCCAAATCACGGCGCCTCTCGCTGGGAAATGA